The following proteins come from a genomic window of Paenibacillus sp. CAA11:
- a CDS encoding class I SAM-dependent methyltransferase: MIITTGDHEAQGSVQRALQIAAGTGLRYVRRSGLSLSKLRKKYNDPDILIVLENGIRIAGEDGEPMFFHPSMSFVRAKRLLKGGKDLMLEAAGVVPGDRIIDCTAGLGADSIIFSMGSGPLGEVVSLESSFPLYMLLREGLASYHSGLKEFDEALSRIEVRHGHHLDWLKQMPDQSADIVYFDPMFREPTTESSSISPLRSYANLDQISLEAIAEARRVARKAVVLKEKRDSGEFTRLGFDLPDRSRSKITYGVMRLDS; the protein is encoded by the coding sequence TTGATTATAACTACTGGTGATCATGAAGCGCAGGGATCGGTGCAGCGCGCTTTGCAGATTGCCGCAGGCACAGGACTTCGTTATGTCCGCAGATCGGGCCTTTCGCTGAGCAAGCTTCGCAAGAAATACAATGATCCGGATATTCTGATTGTCCTGGAGAACGGGATTCGTATTGCAGGCGAGGATGGAGAGCCTATGTTCTTTCATCCCAGCATGTCCTTTGTTAGAGCCAAACGTCTCTTAAAGGGTGGGAAGGATCTCATGCTCGAAGCTGCTGGTGTTGTGCCAGGAGATCGCATCATAGATTGCACGGCCGGTCTCGGTGCAGATTCCATTATTTTCTCCATGGGCAGCGGGCCTTTGGGGGAGGTGGTCTCACTCGAAAGCTCATTTCCATTATATATGCTGCTGCGTGAGGGTTTAGCAAGCTACCATTCAGGGTTAAAAGAGTTTGATGAAGCCTTGTCTCGGATTGAGGTCCGTCACGGCCATCATCTGGACTGGCTCAAGCAAATGCCTGATCAAAGCGCGGATATCGTATATTTTGATCCGATGTTCAGGGAGCCGACGACAGAGTCATCCTCCATATCACCTCTCCGCAGTTACGCGAATCTAGATCAAATCAGCTTGGAAGCGATAGCTGAAGCGAGAAGGGTTGCACGTAAAGCAGTGGTCCTTAAGGAGAAAAGAGATAGCGGAGAATTCACCCGGCTAGGATTTGACCTGCCCGACCGGAGCCGCTCCAAAATTACGTACGGGGTGATGCGTCTTGACAGCTGA
- the miaA gene encoding tRNA (adenosine(37)-N6)-dimethylallyltransferase MiaA, with the protein MTAENKPKLLVLVGPTAVGKTRLSIEIAKAYSCEVISGDSMQVYREMDIGTAKITQDEMRGVPHHLIDVLKPDEPFSVALFQEACRRLIPEVTSRGHLPFIVGGTGLYVESVCYEFQFSEAGSDEEFRQAQVKYAEEFGVQALHDKLAQIDPASAAKLHPNDQRRVIRALEIHHLTGITMSAQLEGQTKQSPYDLCLIGLTMDRQLLYNRIEERIDAMIEQGLVQEVESLLNKGYTPDLVSMQGLGYKEIVEHLVDGVPLDQAIVKLKRDTRHFAKRQLSWFRHMKEIHWVDCTDGNFSKNLADIHAIIAGKFGASLEYNTKH; encoded by the coding sequence TTGACAGCTGAGAATAAACCTAAGCTTCTAGTCCTGGTAGGTCCAACAGCAGTTGGAAAAACAAGGCTTAGTATTGAAATTGCCAAAGCTTATTCCTGTGAGGTTATTTCTGGTGATTCCATGCAAGTTTACCGGGAAATGGACATCGGCACTGCCAAAATTACTCAGGATGAAATGAGAGGGGTCCCCCATCATCTTATTGATGTTCTCAAGCCGGACGAGCCTTTTTCGGTAGCGCTGTTCCAAGAGGCTTGCCGCCGTCTGATTCCAGAAGTTACATCCAGGGGGCATCTGCCATTTATCGTTGGAGGCACCGGGCTGTATGTGGAATCGGTTTGTTACGAATTCCAGTTCTCGGAAGCAGGATCAGATGAGGAATTCAGACAAGCTCAGGTCAAATATGCCGAGGAATTTGGGGTGCAGGCTCTTCATGACAAGCTGGCCCAGATCGATCCGGCTTCTGCCGCCAAGCTGCATCCGAATGATCAGCGAAGGGTCATTCGTGCTCTTGAAATACACCACCTCACCGGAATCACAATGTCGGCTCAATTGGAGGGGCAGACTAAGCAGTCTCCATATGATCTATGTCTGATCGGTTTGACAATGGACCGTCAATTGCTATATAACCGAATAGAGGAACGCATTGATGCCATGATCGAGCAGGGATTGGTTCAAGAGGTGGAGTCTCTGCTGAATAAGGGCTATACGCCAGACCTGGTCTCCATGCAGGGGCTTGGCTATAAGGAGATTGTGGAGCATCTGGTGGATGGAGTCCCTCTGGATCAGGCCATTGTCAAGCTGAAGCGGGATACGCGTCATTTCGCAAAGCGTCAGCTGTCCTGGTTCCGCCACATGAAGGAGATTCATTGGGTAGACTGCACGGATGGAAATTTTTCAAAGAATTTGGCGGACATCCATGCTATAATAGCAGGAAAGTTCGGAGCATCTCTTGAATATAATACAAAACACTAA
- the mutL gene encoding DNA mismatch repair endonuclease MutL, giving the protein MAKIQILDEHIANQIAAGEVVERPSSVVKELVENAIDAGSTKVDVMVEEGGLMSIRVTDNGSGIEPEDCETAFYRHATSKLSSGRDLFQIRSLGFRGEALPSIAAVAKVQLISASSDSGLGYKVSIEGGKLKESEAAPAPKGTDLVIRELFYNTPARLKYMKTIQTELGHISDVMYRQALAHPEIGFSLRHNGNALLQTPGNGDLLQVIAAIYGNNAARAMVPIEYEDPDYTLRGFIGRPDLTRSNRNAISTVVNGRYIRNTGLQQAILRGYHTLLPIGRYPLVVLQLTMHPSLVDVNVHPAKLEVRFSKEGELNTFVETAVKGALSQHVLIPQVVKQQIGKGDSRSVIQEQFSFPSPSQAPVDTANRQEFIHSGNSAPVSGSPSREGSTAGGQGQGMDVPSVSSSMSQVRSPQVREGAAAGYAAGAGAGGSYNQKGWQNEVRTSALPKPEHIERLYESPAEAPQVPQFPELTLIGQHHGTYLIANNDTGLYLIDQHAAHERVNYEYYYEKFGSPADASQELLLPITLEFTPSDSEKLKDRLHWFESAGVILEHFGGQTFRVVSHPYWFPKGEEAAIIEEMADWVLNERSIDLAKIREKSSILCSCKASIKANQKLTQEEAVTLLRRLAACRQPYTCPHGRPIVVSFSTYDLEKLFKRVM; this is encoded by the coding sequence ATGGCTAAAATCCAGATACTGGACGAGCATATTGCGAACCAGATCGCGGCGGGTGAGGTCGTAGAGCGGCCATCCTCCGTGGTCAAGGAGCTGGTTGAGAACGCGATTGACGCAGGCTCAACGAAGGTGGACGTCATGGTGGAGGAGGGCGGTCTGATGAGCATCCGTGTCACGGACAACGGTTCGGGGATTGAACCGGAGGACTGTGAGACGGCATTCTACCGCCACGCCACCAGCAAGCTTTCCAGCGGACGGGATCTGTTCCAGATCCGGAGTCTAGGGTTCCGCGGCGAGGCTCTCCCAAGTATTGCAGCCGTCGCGAAGGTGCAGCTGATCAGCGCCAGCAGCGACTCCGGGCTCGGCTATAAGGTGTCGATTGAGGGAGGAAAGCTGAAGGAGAGCGAAGCAGCACCAGCCCCAAAGGGCACGGACCTCGTCATCAGAGAATTATTCTACAATACCCCGGCCAGGCTGAAATACATGAAGACGATTCAGACAGAGCTCGGCCATATTTCCGACGTGATGTATCGCCAGGCCTTGGCCCATCCTGAGATCGGCTTCTCTCTCAGACATAACGGCAACGCGCTGCTGCAGACGCCGGGCAACGGAGATTTGCTGCAAGTAATTGCAGCCATATATGGAAATAATGCAGCTAGAGCGATGGTACCGATTGAGTATGAAGATCCCGATTACACCCTGCGGGGATTCATCGGACGGCCGGACTTGACCCGTTCCAACCGGAACGCGATATCCACCGTAGTCAATGGCCGCTATATTCGGAATACAGGGCTGCAGCAAGCCATTCTTCGCGGTTATCATACTTTGCTGCCGATCGGTCGTTATCCCCTGGTTGTGCTCCAGCTGACGATGCATCCTTCACTGGTCGATGTGAATGTGCATCCAGCGAAGCTGGAAGTACGCTTCAGTAAGGAAGGGGAATTGAACACATTCGTGGAGACCGCTGTCAAGGGGGCTTTGTCCCAGCATGTGCTGATTCCACAGGTCGTTAAGCAACAAATTGGGAAAGGTGACAGCCGTTCTGTGATTCAGGAGCAGTTCAGCTTCCCGTCTCCTTCTCAGGCGCCTGTGGATACTGCGAATCGGCAGGAGTTTATACATTCCGGTAACTCCGCTCCCGTCAGCGGCAGTCCTTCCAGGGAAGGGAGTACGGCTGGAGGTCAAGGACAGGGAATGGACGTCCCTTCTGTCTCATCCTCCATGTCCCAGGTTCGGAGTCCGCAAGTTCGGGAAGGAGCTGCGGCTGGATATGCGGCTGGAGCAGGAGCAGGGGGTAGTTATAACCAGAAGGGCTGGCAGAATGAGGTGCGAACGTCAGCGCTGCCTAAGCCTGAACATATTGAGAGGTTGTATGAATCGCCCGCGGAAGCGCCTCAGGTTCCCCAATTCCCGGAGCTCACTCTGATCGGTCAGCACCATGGCACTTATCTGATTGCGAATAATGACACGGGATTATATTTGATAGATCAGCATGCGGCCCATGAGCGGGTGAATTACGAATATTACTATGAGAAATTTGGTTCGCCAGCGGATGCATCACAGGAGCTGCTTCTGCCGATAACCTTAGAATTCACTCCTTCTGACAGTGAGAAGCTGAAGGACCGCCTGCATTGGTTCGAGAGTGCTGGAGTCATATTAGAGCACTTCGGAGGACAGACATTCCGCGTAGTATCTCACCCCTATTGGTTCCCCAAAGGGGAAGAGGCGGCGATCATTGAGGAGATGGCTGATTGGGTACTGAATGAACGGTCCATTGATTTGGCAAAAATCCGGGAGAAATCATCTATTCTCTGCTCCTGCAAAGCCTCGATCAAAGCGAATCAGAAGCTGACTCAGGAAGAGGCAGTGACGCTGCTGCGCCGTCTGGCTGCATGCCGCCAGCCTTATACTTGTCCGCATGGGCGGCCGATTGTTGTATCCTTTTCCACTTATGACCTGGAAAAGCTGTTTAAGAGAGTAATGTAA
- the mutS gene encoding DNA mismatch repair protein MutS, translating to MAKYTPMIEQYLKIKEQAKDAFLFFRLGDFYEMFFDDAILAAKELEITLTGRAGGGDERIPMCGVPYHSAENYIHRLIEKGYKVAICEQLDDPAQVKGMVRREIVRVVTPGTVMEGKTIGEKSNNYMVCVTETEASMAVAACDLSTGELHVTSAPASREWLRDEVGLYTPSEIIGDAELLDWLREQAGPISRPIVYTAREKSRDDAGRRQFGEAAWVRLEPERQVCVSLLVSYLAETQKRSLGQLTRISSYEPENFMILDPFTRRNLELVETVRDRSKKGSLLSLLDRTETSMGARLLRRWVDKPLLQRSRIEARLEAVEQLHAGYMLREDLREKLKEIYDLERLVARIAFGSANGRDLLALKQSLWQIPDLKELCASSSSKTLQRISEELDDCRDLAEAIDLAIAEDPPVSVRDGGLIRPGYHARLDELREAGANGKRWIAELEAAERQATGIKSLKIGYNKVFGYYIEVTKSNLGALPEGRYERKQTLANAERFVTPELKEKETLILEAQDQMLDLEYSLFTELRERLNAEITRLQRLAEAVAEIDVYRSLAAVSADSGFVKPVLTDGYDFVVDQGRHPVVESVMEGTAFIANGTELRQKDANILLITGPNMAGKSTYMRQVALISIMAQIGCFVPATKAEIPMIDRIFTRIGAADDLIGGQSTFMVEMADIQVMTEKATPRSLIIIDELGRGTSTTEGMAIAQAVIEYVHDHIGCKALVSTHFHELAHLELELKGLHNYCMAVQESGDKVHFLRRLVPGAASTSYGIYCARLAGLPGSIIDRAYGLLQDLEEAAPRPVSDRDAAAAPAAEASLPKPVAEKKEDSAVSLPALEEVEPRRTSAEPSAAETSDGVVQLSIFGEEEPEKPTAPVVPSQGSQEDARSRKIIKQVKDADVMNMTPLQALQFLNDLKMKAKDL from the coding sequence ATGGCCAAATATACGCCGATGATTGAACAATATTTGAAGATCAAAGAACAAGCGAAGGATGCTTTTCTTTTTTTTCGTTTAGGTGACTTTTATGAGATGTTTTTTGATGATGCTATTCTTGCCGCCAAAGAGCTGGAAATCACTCTTACCGGACGGGCCGGGGGCGGCGACGAGCGCATTCCTATGTGCGGGGTCCCTTATCATTCTGCTGAGAACTATATACACCGATTGATAGAGAAGGGCTACAAGGTAGCTATATGCGAACAGCTGGATGATCCCGCGCAGGTCAAAGGAATGGTGAGGCGTGAGATTGTTAGAGTTGTTACGCCTGGTACAGTAATGGAAGGCAAGACCATTGGGGAAAAATCCAATAACTACATGGTTTGCGTTACCGAGACGGAAGCGTCGATGGCGGTTGCCGCCTGCGACTTGTCTACAGGAGAGCTGCATGTGACCAGCGCACCTGCAAGCAGGGAATGGCTGCGCGATGAGGTGGGTCTGTACACGCCGTCCGAGATCATTGGCGATGCTGAGCTGCTGGATTGGCTGCGGGAGCAGGCTGGTCCGATATCCCGCCCGATTGTGTACACCGCTCGCGAGAAGAGCCGGGACGATGCTGGGCGCCGCCAGTTTGGCGAGGCCGCCTGGGTTCGGCTTGAGCCTGAACGGCAGGTCTGCGTATCGCTTCTTGTATCCTATCTTGCAGAGACGCAAAAGCGCTCGCTTGGCCAGCTTACCCGGATTTCGTCCTATGAGCCGGAAAATTTCATGATTCTCGATCCGTTCACACGGCGAAATCTAGAGCTTGTTGAGACGGTGCGTGACCGCTCGAAGAAGGGCTCACTATTGTCCCTGCTGGACCGGACGGAGACATCTATGGGAGCACGATTGCTCCGCCGCTGGGTGGACAAGCCCCTGCTGCAGCGAAGCCGCATCGAGGCAAGACTAGAAGCGGTAGAGCAGCTTCATGCAGGCTATATGCTGCGGGAGGACTTGCGTGAGAAGCTCAAGGAGATTTATGACTTGGAGCGTCTGGTCGCACGGATCGCCTTCGGATCGGCGAACGGGCGAGACCTGCTGGCTCTGAAACAGTCGCTATGGCAGATTCCCGATTTGAAGGAGCTGTGCGCTTCCTCGTCGTCTAAGACGCTCCAGCGAATTTCGGAGGAGCTTGATGACTGCCGGGATCTGGCGGAAGCCATTGATCTGGCTATTGCGGAGGATCCTCCTGTCTCCGTGCGGGACGGAGGCCTGATCCGGCCCGGTTATCACGCACGCCTCGATGAGCTGCGTGAAGCGGGCGCGAATGGCAAGCGCTGGATTGCTGAGCTGGAGGCGGCAGAGCGGCAGGCGACCGGAATTAAGTCACTGAAGATTGGCTACAACAAAGTGTTTGGCTACTATATCGAAGTGACTAAGTCCAATTTGGGCGCCCTTCCTGAAGGGCGGTATGAACGCAAGCAGACGCTTGCTAATGCAGAAAGATTCGTGACGCCGGAGCTGAAGGAGAAAGAAACACTCATCCTGGAGGCACAAGATCAGATGCTTGACCTGGAATATTCGCTGTTCACAGAGCTCAGGGAACGGCTCAATGCCGAGATCACCCGGCTACAGCGCTTAGCTGAAGCCGTTGCGGAGATCGATGTGTACCGTTCTCTGGCAGCGGTCAGTGCGGATTCGGGCTTCGTGAAGCCAGTGCTCACCGACGGTTATGATTTTGTCGTTGATCAGGGCCGCCACCCTGTTGTGGAGTCGGTGATGGAAGGCACAGCCTTTATCGCTAACGGCACAGAGCTTCGGCAGAAGGATGCCAATATTTTGCTTATCACTGGGCCTAATATGGCCGGTAAGAGCACTTATATGAGGCAGGTAGCCCTGATCTCCATCATGGCGCAGATCGGCTGCTTTGTGCCTGCCACTAAGGCTGAAATTCCGATGATTGACCGCATCTTCACCCGAATCGGTGCTGCCGATGACCTGATTGGCGGCCAGAGCACCTTCATGGTGGAGATGGCCGATATTCAGGTGATGACCGAGAAGGCAACACCTCGAAGCCTGATCATTATTGATGAGCTTGGGCGCGGTACTTCTACCACGGAAGGGATGGCTATTGCCCAAGCGGTTATTGAATATGTCCATGACCATATAGGCTGTAAAGCACTGGTGTCAACGCACTTCCATGAGCTTGCCCATCTGGAGTTAGAGCTTAAAGGGCTCCATAATTATTGTATGGCTGTTCAGGAGAGCGGAGACAAGGTCCATTTCCTCCGCAGATTGGTGCCAGGTGCGGCCAGCACCAGCTACGGCATCTACTGCGCCCGCCTTGCCGGGCTACCAGGCAGCATCATTGACCGGGCTTACGGCCTGCTGCAGGACCTGGAAGAGGCAGCCCCCCGCCCAGTGTCAGATCGAGACGCTGCAGCGGCGCCGGCGGCCGAAGCCAGTCTGCCGAAGCCTGTAGCGGAGAAGAAGGAGGACTCGGCCGTCTCACTTCCTGCGTTAGAGGAAGTGGAGCCTCGCCGAACATCGGCCGAGCCTTCAGCCGCTGAGACTTCGGATGGCGTGGTGCAGTTGTCGATCTTCGGGGAGGAGGAGCCAGAAAAGCCGACCGCTCCTGTCGTTCCTTCGCAGGGTTCTCAGGAAGACGCAAGATCCCGGAAGATCATCAAGCAGGTGAAGGATGCTGATGTGATGAACATGACACCTCTGCAGGCTTTGCAGTTTCTGAATGATTTGAAGATGAAGGCCAAAGATTTGTAG
- a CDS encoding YdcF family protein, whose translation MNNSAESVKVPPRTRKAGPARQLVKAAGLIILLGLVWLAYAWLQIESGKSTKSLKPADVGIVLGASLWNDVPSPGLKERLNLAAQLYSEGKFPYILVTGGLDSPKAKRTEAQGMALYLTELGIPKEAILLENQATSTVENLKFSKQIMKEHHFNTAVIITHNYHGRRALEIARTLDYKDPQLSLTDSKVLNMGYNKAREILAYTKWKMDQALILIRGE comes from the coding sequence ATGAATAATTCCGCCGAATCTGTGAAAGTCCCTCCCCGTACACGTAAAGCAGGGCCTGCTCGCCAGCTGGTCAAAGCCGCTGGGCTGATCATCCTGCTAGGACTGGTATGGCTTGCTTACGCTTGGCTGCAAATTGAGAGCGGGAAAAGCACGAAGTCACTGAAGCCAGCTGATGTAGGGATCGTTCTAGGAGCTTCGTTATGGAATGATGTACCGAGTCCGGGCTTGAAGGAACGGCTGAATCTGGCAGCCCAGTTATATAGCGAGGGGAAGTTCCCTTATATTTTGGTTACCGGCGGCCTTGATTCACCAAAAGCCAAGCGCACAGAAGCACAGGGGATGGCGTTGTATCTTACAGAGTTAGGCATTCCGAAGGAAGCGATTCTGCTTGAGAATCAAGCTACCAGCACTGTGGAAAATCTTAAATTCAGCAAGCAGATTATGAAGGAGCATCATTTCAATACTGCGGTCATTATCACGCATAACTATCACGGAAGAAGAGCTCTTGAAATCGCAAGAACCCTTGATTATAAAGATCCTCAATTATCGTTGACGGATTCTAAAGTATTAAATATGGGATATAATAAGGCTCGGGAAATATTGGCTTATACGAAGTGGAAAATGGATCAAGCGCTCATCCTTATCCGTGGAGAGTAA
- the hfq gene encoding RNA chaperone Hfq — MNKSINIQDTFLNQLRKESIPVTVFLTNGFQIRGTIKAFDNFTIVIDSDGRQQMVYKHAISTFQPQRNVSLMQDNQGEG, encoded by the coding sequence ATGAACAAATCCATCAATATCCAAGATACGTTCTTAAACCAATTGCGCAAAGAAAGCATTCCGGTCACGGTCTTCTTAACGAACGGCTTCCAAATTCGGGGAACGATCAAAGCTTTTGACAACTTCACGATCGTTATCGACAGTGACGGACGCCAGCAAATGGTGTACAAGCACGCTATCTCCACCTTCCAGCCGCAGCGAAATGTTTCGCTGATGCAGGATAATCAAGGCGAGGGCTAA
- a CDS encoding DUF402 domain-containing protein, producing MKRKFGDRANWRRVTQRQFASRYVKSASFTGYITLYTIQTLREPLWKTYGRHTFRIADKGYSWLQYYPAGEHFIVTAMFDDKHEIVEWYIDVCKNQGVTDQGVPWFDDLYLDIVVLKNGEVFLLDQDELDDALARRLITPRDYELASQTARDVLRAIDSHSFPYFLMSLAHRDQGMELSELKFGLHGGSA from the coding sequence ATGAAGCGAAAATTTGGAGACCGGGCAAATTGGCGCCGTGTGACACAGCGGCAGTTTGCTTCAAGGTATGTGAAAAGTGCTAGTTTTACGGGGTATATCACTCTGTACACGATCCAGACCCTACGTGAGCCGTTATGGAAAACCTATGGAAGGCACACCTTTCGGATTGCAGACAAGGGTTATAGCTGGCTTCAGTATTATCCGGCTGGAGAGCATTTTATTGTTACGGCAATGTTTGATGACAAGCATGAGATTGTAGAATGGTACATTGATGTTTGCAAGAATCAAGGCGTAACCGATCAAGGCGTTCCCTGGTTTGATGATTTGTATCTAGATATTGTGGTGCTGAAGAATGGAGAGGTTTTTCTGTTGGATCAGGATGAACTGGACGATGCGCTTGCCCGGAGGCTGATTACACCTCGCGATTATGAGCTTGCTTCCCAGACAGCACGTGATGTGCTTCGTGCTATTGATTCGCATTCCTTTCCTTACTTCCTCATGTCACTCGCACACCGGGATCAAGGAATGGAGCTAAGCGAATTGAAATTCGGCCTACATGGAGGATCTGCATGA
- a CDS encoding PBP1A family penicillin-binding protein — translation MPTQRPSRMDRNHKASDSSKDKPKKKKKKLSAKKVLWTTFFTMAFAIICGIIGYLFIMFNGEKLLRENQDKLVVYESTKVYDRGGKLMGELSIDKSEPVDSNQIPKLLKDAFVATEDKRFYEHNGVDIWSIGRAAVKDIVARKKLEGGSTITQQLAKNIFLSRDKTFFRKATEVAIATALERNKTKDEILTLYLNRINFGGTTYGIKAAAEKYFGQGDLNKLELWQMATLAAMPKGPSKYNPLRNPEASTERRGVVLDLMYEQGYITAEQRDHAKAVKYDYQPPVKKQNYNAFIDYVMDEAEDVAPELTEDQIVRGGYKIYTTMDAQAQKAVEKAFANDSLFEKSKDDQQVQGSIVIMNHENGAIVALLGGRDYERKGFSRINSRRQPGSALKPIIDYAPALETGKFTINSKLSNKKQCFGNYCPKNLHGYSDTIGMTQAITKSENIPAVWILNQIGVKTGIDYAQKMGITLDKNDSNLAVALGGLTKGTTTMEMAEAYSVLANKGRHNDPYSIKEIRDHAGTPVYQHGKPKQEQILGEDTAYYMTKMLQNVVTDGTGKKARIDRPVAGKTGTTQHGISGLKSSKNRDVWFVGYTPEWTAAIWMGYDKVDKNHLLNGSSGQTAAMFAAVMSEALKGVPVKDFDVPSKLSKPKKEEEQPVKPKGVTGLSGTYDEGTATVSLTWNGVDQAGGQYRIYRKASTDADYSLLMNVATTDAEDLTVAPATAYEYYVTYYDPATDTESDRSNVVRFEIPAVEDQNETTPPDTGNGTDPNGGNLNPGDTPSNTNQDNTGNTNQGGDSSGNGVDNNGGNSGDTGNPATSPDDQSNKQGRGKGNGKSNGRGSGSGDSPDSSGGTSGPETNSGTGDGTTGSSGDGTFAPDPSNPAGSQNAG, via the coding sequence ATGCCGACACAAAGACCGTCTAGAATGGATCGCAACCACAAGGCGTCGGATTCATCCAAAGACAAACCAAAGAAAAAAAAGAAGAAATTGTCTGCCAAGAAAGTGCTGTGGACCACGTTTTTTACCATGGCATTCGCAATTATTTGCGGAATAATCGGATATCTGTTCATTATGTTCAACGGAGAAAAGCTGCTCCGCGAGAACCAGGATAAGCTGGTTGTCTATGAATCGACTAAGGTTTATGACCGCGGCGGCAAGCTGATGGGTGAGCTGTCTATCGACAAGAGTGAGCCAGTGGATAGCAATCAGATCCCCAAGCTCCTCAAGGACGCTTTTGTAGCTACGGAGGATAAGCGTTTCTACGAGCATAATGGGGTAGACATCTGGTCCATCGGCCGGGCGGCCGTTAAGGATATTGTAGCCAGGAAGAAGCTGGAGGGCGGGAGTACGATCACTCAGCAGCTTGCCAAGAACATCTTCCTGTCACGGGATAAGACCTTTTTCCGTAAAGCTACCGAGGTTGCGATAGCAACCGCCTTGGAGCGAAATAAGACGAAGGATGAGATACTGACCTTGTATTTGAACCGAATTAATTTTGGCGGAACCACCTATGGAATTAAGGCTGCTGCCGAGAAATATTTTGGTCAGGGTGATCTTAACAAACTGGAGCTGTGGCAGATGGCCACCCTTGCAGCGATGCCGAAGGGTCCATCGAAGTACAATCCACTGCGCAACCCGGAAGCATCTACCGAGCGAAGGGGCGTCGTACTGGATTTGATGTATGAACAGGGCTATATCACCGCAGAGCAGCGGGACCATGCGAAGGCCGTCAAATACGATTACCAGCCTCCGGTCAAGAAGCAGAATTACAACGCTTTTATCGATTATGTCATGGATGAAGCGGAGGATGTGGCGCCAGAACTGACCGAGGACCAGATCGTCCGTGGAGGTTATAAGATTTACACAACTATGGATGCCCAGGCGCAGAAGGCGGTTGAGAAGGCGTTCGCGAATGACAGTCTATTTGAGAAGAGCAAGGATGATCAACAGGTACAGGGCTCCATTGTGATCATGAACCATGAGAACGGAGCGATTGTGGCGCTGCTTGGCGGACGCGATTATGAACGTAAAGGCTTTAGCCGGATTAACAGCCGCAGACAGCCAGGCTCAGCATTAAAGCCGATTATTGATTATGCACCTGCTCTGGAGACAGGGAAGTTTACAATAAACTCCAAACTCAGCAACAAGAAGCAATGCTTCGGTAACTATTGTCCGAAGAATCTTCATGGCTATTCAGATACGATTGGTATGACTCAGGCGATTACAAAATCTGAAAATATTCCTGCGGTATGGATTCTTAATCAGATCGGTGTGAAGACAGGTATTGATTATGCCCAGAAGATGGGGATCACGCTCGATAAGAATGATAGCAACCTGGCCGTCGCGCTGGGGGGATTGACCAAGGGTACCACGACGATGGAGATGGCCGAAGCCTACAGTGTACTGGCGAATAAGGGAAGACATAATGACCCATACTCCATTAAAGAAATTCGGGACCATGCAGGAACCCCGGTGTACCAGCATGGCAAACCTAAACAGGAACAGATCCTTGGTGAAGACACCGCCTATTACATGACCAAGATGCTTCAAAACGTAGTTACTGATGGTACAGGGAAGAAAGCAAGAATAGATCGTCCTGTGGCAGGGAAAACAGGTACTACACAGCACGGAATTTCAGGCCTTAAGAGCAGCAAAAACCGTGATGTCTGGTTTGTTGGTTATACCCCTGAGTGGACTGCTGCTATCTGGATGGGTTATGACAAGGTGGATAAGAACCATCTGCTGAATGGCAGCAGCGGCCAAACGGCTGCCATGTTCGCGGCTGTCATGTCTGAGGCGCTTAAGGGCGTACCTGTCAAAGATTTTGATGTTCCATCCAAACTGTCCAAGCCGAAGAAAGAAGAAGAGCAGCCGGTTAAGCCGAAGGGCGTAACAGGCTTGAGCGGTACTTATGACGAAGGAACTGCAACGGTATCCTTAACTTGGAATGGAGTGGACCAGGCAGGCGGACAATACCGGATCTACCGGAAGGCCTCGACAGATGCTGATTATTCGCTCCTCATGAACGTTGCAACGACAGATGCAGAGGATTTAACAGTTGCACCTGCAACTGCTTATGAATACTATGTAACGTATTATGATCCGGCAACGGATACGGAAAGTGACCGATCGAATGTCGTCAGGTTTGAAATTCCTGCCGTAGAAGATCAGAATGAGACCACACCTCCGGATACGGGGAATGGAACTGATCCGAACGGTGGCAACTTAAATCCAGGCGATACTCCTTCGAATACCAACCAGGATAACACAGGGAATACGAACCAGGGGGGCGACTCCAGCGGTAATGGAGTTGACAATAATGGCGGGAATTCGGGAGACACCGGGAACCCTGCAACCTCTCCGGATGATCAAAGCAACAAGCAGGGAAGAGGTAAAGGAAACGGCAAGTCGAATGGCCGCGGCAGCGGTTCAGGAGACTCTCCCGATAGTTCTGGGGGAACCTCCGGACCGGAGACCAATTCAGGAACCGGCGATGGTACTACAGGCAGCAGTGGAGACGGTACCTTCGCCCCTGACCCCTCGAATCCCGCAGGTTCACAGAACGCCGGGTAA